One Pseudonocardia sediminis DNA window includes the following coding sequences:
- a CDS encoding ABC transporter permease: MDRATSWRPPRWARPILLAVVLVLVLAITVTLTGQTQLTSSGTSEAAVRLALPILFAALGGLWAERVGIINIGLEGMMVLGTWGAAWAGYQWGPWAALVGGLAFGALGGLLHAVATVTFNVNHIVSGVAITLLGLGLTKYLSTLLFEPVSQNPRESPRVPGFTEFSVPGLSEGLQSVEQQQRVFVSDAAGLLGGLVTGLTPLVLIAVALVPISYLVLWRTAFGLRLRSAGESPVAAESLGVNVVAHKYAGVVVSGALAGLGGAALVLNPGQLGYLENQVGGRGYIGLAAMIFGNWRPAGLLAGSALFGYVDGLQLRAGGEAVHALLYGATLLAVVIAVLWVARRRWVPAAIALVAGLAVYALYWAIDTVPTEFATYAPQLVTLVVLAAASQRLRPPAALGAEYRRGEGS, translated from the coding sequence ATGGACCGGGCCACCTCGTGGCGCCCGCCGCGCTGGGCCCGCCCGATCCTGCTCGCCGTCGTCCTCGTCCTGGTCCTCGCGATCACGGTGACGCTGACCGGGCAGACCCAGCTGACCTCCAGCGGCACCTCCGAGGCGGCCGTCCGCCTGGCGTTGCCGATCCTGTTCGCCGCGCTCGGCGGGCTCTGGGCCGAACGCGTCGGGATCATCAACATCGGCCTCGAGGGCATGATGGTGCTGGGCACCTGGGGCGCGGCGTGGGCCGGTTACCAGTGGGGCCCGTGGGCGGCGCTCGTCGGCGGGCTGGCGTTCGGCGCCCTGGGCGGGCTGCTGCACGCCGTCGCCACGGTGACGTTCAACGTCAACCACATCGTCTCCGGCGTCGCGATCACGCTGCTCGGGCTGGGGCTGACGAAGTACCTGTCGACGCTGCTGTTCGAGCCGGTGTCGCAGAACCCGCGCGAGTCGCCCCGGGTGCCGGGCTTCACCGAGTTCTCCGTCCCCGGGCTGTCCGAGGGTCTGCAGTCGGTGGAGCAACAGCAACGGGTGTTCGTCTCCGACGCCGCCGGGCTCCTCGGCGGGCTGGTCACCGGCCTGACGCCGCTGGTGCTGATCGCGGTGGCGCTGGTGCCGATCAGCTACCTGGTGCTGTGGCGGACGGCGTTCGGGCTGCGGCTGCGCTCGGCCGGGGAGTCGCCGGTGGCGGCGGAGTCGCTCGGGGTGAACGTCGTCGCCCACAAGTACGCCGGCGTCGTCGTCTCCGGGGCGCTGGCCGGCCTGGGCGGTGCGGCGCTCGTGCTCAACCCGGGCCAGCTCGGCTACCTGGAGAACCAGGTCGGCGGGCGCGGCTACATCGGGCTCGCCGCGATGATCTTCGGCAACTGGCGTCCGGCCGGGCTGCTGGCCGGGTCGGCACTGTTCGGCTACGTCGACGGGCTGCAGCTGCGCGCCGGGGGCGAGGCCGTGCACGCGCTGCTCTACGGCGCGACGCTGCTCGCCGTCGTGATCGCGGTGCTGTGGGTGGCCCGGCGGCGCTGGGTGCCGGCGGCGATCGCGCTGGTCGCGGGCCTGGCCGTCTACGCGCTGTACTGGGCGATCGACACCGTCCCCACCGAGTTCGCCACCTACGCCCCGCAGCTGGTGACGCTGGTCGTGCTCGCGGCGGCGTCGCAACGTCTGCGACCACCCGCGGCCCTGGGCGCGGAGTACCGGCGCGGGGAGGGCTCCTGA
- a CDS encoding ABC transporter permease, translating to MTTAKIRSAVLAPALAVLVAALLCAVALLVSGDSPLQAFGVMISQLGSGTVAVDTVNSAAVYYIAALAVAIGFQMKLFNIGVEGQFRVAACMAAIVGGTLPLPPVLHTIVIIAVAALSGAAWVAVPALLKAYRGVSEVISTIMLNAVATGLIAYLISTDTFGQLEGNNITTPPIAPSGWFPGLTLGESGTLFGMILVAAVLGVGYWFLLGRTRFGFELKASGQSPTAAAAGGVNARRMVLIALLSSGAVAGLVGLPELLGRDHAYTLTSPSGYGFTGIAIALLGRNHPVGIALGALLWAYLDKSAVALDVVGIPREIVLIMQGLIVLSVVVAYEVVRRVDLRAEQRRVAEAAPVAPRPAGVTS from the coding sequence ATGACTACAGCGAAGATCCGTTCGGCGGTGCTCGCGCCGGCGCTGGCGGTGCTGGTCGCGGCGCTGCTGTGCGCGGTCGCGCTGCTGGTCAGCGGCGACTCGCCGTTGCAGGCGTTCGGCGTGATGATCTCCCAGCTCGGGTCCGGCACGGTCGCGGTGGACACCGTCAACTCGGCGGCCGTCTACTACATCGCCGCGCTCGCGGTGGCGATCGGCTTCCAGATGAAGCTGTTCAACATCGGCGTCGAGGGCCAGTTCCGGGTCGCGGCGTGCATGGCCGCGATCGTCGGCGGAACGCTGCCGCTGCCACCGGTGCTGCACACGATCGTGATCATCGCCGTGGCCGCGCTGTCCGGGGCGGCGTGGGTCGCGGTCCCGGCGCTGCTCAAGGCCTACCGCGGGGTCAGCGAGGTGATCTCGACGATCATGCTCAACGCCGTCGCGACCGGCCTGATCGCCTACCTGATCAGCACCGACACGTTCGGGCAGCTGGAGGGCAACAACATCACCACGCCGCCGATCGCGCCCAGCGGCTGGTTCCCCGGACTGACGCTGGGGGAGTCCGGGACGCTGTTCGGGATGATCCTGGTCGCCGCCGTGCTCGGTGTCGGCTACTGGTTCCTGCTCGGGCGCACCCGGTTCGGCTTCGAGCTCAAGGCCTCGGGCCAGTCGCCGACGGCGGCCGCGGCCGGCGGGGTGAACGCGCGGCGCATGGTGCTGATCGCGCTGCTGAGCTCGGGCGCGGTCGCCGGGCTGGTCGGGCTGCCGGAGCTGCTCGGGCGCGACCACGCCTACACGCTGACGTCGCCGTCGGGCTACGGGTTCACCGGTATCGCGATCGCGCTGCTCGGCCGCAACCACCCGGTCGGCATCGCGCTCGGTGCGCTGCTGTGGGCCTATCTGGACAAGTCCGCGGTCGCGCTCGACGTCGTCGGCATCCCGCGGGAGATCGTGCTGATCATGCAGGGGTTGATCGTGCTGTCGGTGGTCGTGGCCTACGAGGTGGTGCGCCGGGTCGACCTGCGCGCCGAGCAGCGCCGGGTCGCCGAGGCCGCCCCGGTCGCGCCGCGACCGGCCGGGGTGACGTCGTGA
- a CDS encoding ABC transporter ATP-binding protein yields the protein MSTDAASEYAVELRGITKRFPGVVANSDIDLAVRRGEVHALCGENGAGKSTLMKILYGMQGADEGTISVDGTEVVFRTPADAIAAGIGMVHQHFMLADNLTVAENVLLGAERSHGIGRKARERVAELAATVGLDAPLSERVERLGVADRQRIEILKVLYRGARTVILDEPTAVLVPQEVDELFATLRAMQAQGFTFLFISHKLDEVRAIADTITVIRRGTSVGSADPATVTNRELAEMMVGSTLPTPQTREGGVTDREVLRVEGLGLSDPAGGRDLLRGIDLVVHAGEVLGIAGVEGNGQTELVESVMGMRRGTRGRILLGGVDVSGADTMARREAGVGYVPEDRSRHALLPEQPLWANRVLGFQSRAPIGRRGLIDRTAARTDTERIVADFDVRTPGIDVTAGALSGGNQQKLVVGRELSGDPVLLVAAHPTRGVDVGAQAGIWEELRRARAAGLAVLLVSADLDELIGLSDTLAVILDGRLVGTADPATVTPEQLGTAMTGATA from the coding sequence GTGAGCACGGACGCGGCGAGCGAGTACGCCGTCGAGCTGCGCGGGATCACCAAGCGGTTCCCGGGCGTGGTGGCGAACTCCGACATCGACCTGGCGGTGCGTCGCGGCGAGGTGCACGCGCTGTGCGGGGAGAACGGGGCCGGCAAGTCGACCCTGATGAAGATCCTCTACGGGATGCAGGGCGCGGACGAGGGCACGATCTCGGTGGACGGCACCGAGGTCGTGTTCCGCACGCCGGCCGACGCCATCGCGGCCGGGATCGGCATGGTGCACCAGCACTTCATGCTGGCCGACAACCTGACCGTCGCGGAGAACGTGCTGCTCGGGGCCGAGCGCTCGCACGGGATCGGCCGGAAGGCCCGGGAGCGGGTCGCCGAGCTGGCCGCGACGGTCGGGCTCGACGCACCGCTGTCCGAGCGGGTGGAGCGGCTCGGGGTGGCCGACCGGCAGCGGATCGAGATCCTCAAGGTCCTCTACCGCGGCGCCCGCACGGTGATCCTCGACGAGCCGACCGCCGTCCTCGTGCCACAGGAGGTCGACGAGCTGTTCGCCACCCTGCGCGCGATGCAGGCGCAGGGGTTCACGTTCCTGTTCATCTCGCACAAACTCGACGAGGTGCGCGCGATCGCGGACACGATCACCGTCATCCGCCGGGGCACGTCGGTCGGCTCGGCCGACCCGGCGACGGTGACCAACCGGGAGCTGGCCGAGATGATGGTCGGCTCCACGCTGCCCACCCCGCAGACGCGGGAGGGAGGCGTCACCGACCGCGAGGTGCTGCGCGTCGAGGGGCTCGGGCTGTCCGACCCGGCCGGTGGGCGCGACCTGCTGAGGGGGATCGACCTGGTCGTGCACGCCGGTGAGGTGCTGGGCATCGCCGGGGTCGAGGGCAACGGCCAGACCGAGCTCGTCGAGTCGGTGATGGGCATGCGCCGGGGGACGCGGGGACGGATCCTGCTCGGCGGCGTCGACGTCAGCGGCGCCGACACGATGGCGCGGCGCGAGGCCGGCGTCGGCTACGTCCCGGAGGACCGCTCGCGGCACGCGCTGCTGCCCGAGCAGCCGCTCTGGGCGAACCGCGTGCTCGGGTTCCAGAGCCGCGCCCCGATCGGACGGCGCGGGCTGATCGACCGGACCGCCGCGCGCACCGACACCGAACGGATCGTCGCCGACTTCGACGTCCGCACCCCGGGCATCGACGTCACCGCCGGTGCCCTGTCCGGGGGAAACCAGCAGAAGCTCGTCGTCGGCCGCGAGCTCTCCGGGGACCCGGTGCTGCTCGTCGCCGCACACCCGACCCGCGGCGTCGACGTGGGGGCGCAGGCCGGGATCTGGGAGGAGCTGCGCCGCGCACGTGCGGCGGGACTGGCGGTGCTGCTGGTCAGCGCGGACCTCGACGAGCTGATCGGCCTGTCCGACACCCTCGCGGTGATCCTCGACGGCCGTCTCGTCGGCACCGCCGACCCGGCCACCGTGACGCCCGAACAGCTCGGCACGGCGATGACGGGGGCGACGGCGTGA
- a CDS encoding BMP family lipoprotein, translating to MTAALALAGCARDTGGGGGAQGGAQDCTRNQPPAVSGAAAQPAPEPARADASKLKVGLAYDIGGRGDASFNDAAAAGIDRASAQLKMPKATEATAQPGESEDAAASRLRQLVAGGHNPIIAVGFNYAGALSDVAAQNPDVRFAIVDDDTVSLPNVTPLVFAEEQGSFLVGAAAALKTTTCKVGFVGGVDNPLIQKFAAGYEQGAKAVAPNIQVDTKYISPAGDTTGFNDATKGTEIAKGQYDGGSDIVFAAAGKSNQGVFSAAQTGGKQAIGVDSDQYNSPQLAQVKDVIITSMIKRVDVSVYDYINAVAANNLTTLPKRFDLKVDGVGYSTSGGKIDDIKPQLEAYKAAIIAGQIQVKSTK from the coding sequence ATGACCGCGGCGCTGGCGCTGGCCGGGTGTGCCCGGGACACCGGCGGCGGGGGAGGCGCGCAGGGCGGGGCGCAGGACTGCACCCGCAACCAGCCGCCCGCGGTGTCCGGAGCGGCGGCCCAGCCCGCGCCGGAGCCGGCCAGGGCCGACGCGAGCAAGCTCAAGGTGGGCCTGGCCTACGACATCGGCGGGCGCGGCGACGCCTCGTTCAACGACGCCGCCGCGGCCGGTATCGACCGGGCGTCCGCGCAGCTGAAGATGCCGAAGGCGACCGAGGCCACCGCCCAGCCCGGCGAGAGCGAGGACGCGGCCGCGAGCCGTCTGCGCCAGCTCGTCGCGGGCGGGCACAACCCGATCATCGCGGTCGGGTTCAACTACGCCGGCGCGCTCTCCGACGTCGCGGCGCAGAACCCGGACGTCAGGTTCGCGATCGTCGACGACGACACCGTCTCGCTGCCCAACGTCACCCCGCTGGTGTTCGCCGAGGAGCAGGGCTCGTTCCTGGTCGGTGCCGCGGCCGCGCTCAAGACCACGACCTGCAAGGTCGGCTTCGTCGGCGGCGTGGACAACCCGCTGATCCAGAAGTTCGCCGCCGGCTACGAGCAGGGCGCCAAGGCCGTCGCGCCGAACATCCAGGTCGACACCAAGTACATCTCCCCGGCCGGCGACACCACCGGGTTCAACGACGCCACCAAGGGCACCGAGATCGCCAAGGGCCAGTACGACGGCGGCTCCGACATCGTGTTCGCCGCGGCCGGCAAGTCCAACCAGGGCGTGTTCTCCGCGGCGCAGACCGGCGGCAAGCAGGCCATCGGCGTCGACTCCGACCAGTACAACTCCCCGCAGCTCGCGCAGGTCAAGGACGTCATCATCACGTCGATGATCAAGCGGGTGGACGTCTCGGTGTACGACTACATCAACGCCGTCGCCGCGAACAACCTGACGACGCTGCCGAAGCGCTTCGACCTCAAGGTCGACGGCGTCGGCTACTCCACGTCCGGCGGGAAGATCGACGACATCAAGCCCCAGCTGGAGGCGTACAAGGCCGCGATCATCGCCGGGCAGATCCAGGTGAAGTCGACGAAGTGA
- a CDS encoding SRPBCC family protein has protein sequence MDQATATIASPPEQVWRMVTDITRMGEWSPEATGGRWRDGASGPETGARFVGSNRHGRIRWNTHCRVTECEPPSRFTFVVGESATAWGWILEPDGEGTKVTHWRERVGKTNPLVTALQKSGIIGRDRETLMADGMRRTLDAVRSAAERDA, from the coding sequence ATGGACCAGGCGACCGCGACGATCGCGAGCCCTCCGGAGCAGGTGTGGCGGATGGTCACCGACATCACGCGGATGGGCGAGTGGAGCCCGGAGGCGACCGGCGGGCGGTGGCGCGACGGCGCGAGCGGGCCGGAGACGGGCGCGCGGTTCGTCGGCAGCAACCGGCACGGCCGGATCCGCTGGAACACCCACTGCCGGGTCACCGAGTGCGAGCCGCCGTCGCGGTTCACGTTCGTCGTCGGCGAGAGCGCCACCGCCTGGGGCTGGATCCTGGAACCGGACGGCGAGGGCACGAAGGTCACGCACTGGCGCGAGCGCGTCGGGAAGACGAACCCGCTGGTCACGGCCCTGCAGAAGAGCGGGATCATCGGCCGGGACCGCGAGACCCTGATGGCCGACGGGATGCGCCGGACCCTCGACGCCGTCCGCTCGGCCGCCGAACGCGACGCCTGA